Proteins encoded together in one Vibrio hippocampi window:
- a CDS encoding thymidylate kinase, which produces MTITELKQLYYQNQLIEAIIEPSSAEGGWIVEFRHCQGGFLMLTDTHGAECQYTDLDTASKSALAVGFSEVRIEAK; this is translated from the coding sequence ATGACTATAACGGAATTGAAGCAACTCTATTATCAGAATCAACTCATTGAGGCGATCATCGAACCCTCTTCTGCAGAGGGTGGATGGATCGTCGAGTTTCGTCACTGCCAAGGTGGATTTTTGATGCTAACCGACACCCATGGCGCAGAGTGCCAATACACGGATCTCGATACCGCATCGAAATCTGCTTTGGCTGTCGGCTTTAGTGAG